In Subdoligranulum variabile, the genomic stretch TGCTCTCCACCGTCTTCATGTTTGTTTTTGAGCAGCCCACCCCCGAACAGTTTGCCGGGGCGGCGGTGTCGGTGCTCTACTGCGGCATCATGTCCAGCGGCGTGGCCTACACCCTGCAGATCGTGGGCCAGCAGGAACTGGATCCCACCATCGCCAGCCTGGCCATGTGCCTGGAGAGCGTCTTCAGCGCCCTGGCCGGCTGGATCATCCTGGGCGAGACCCTCACCGGCACCGAGCTGGCCGGCTGCGGGCTGATGTTCGCGGCCATCGTGGCCAGCCAGCTGCCCGATCCCAAGCGCCGCTGACACCGCTTGGTTGGTACAGGAAAATTTCTTTGTGACAGGAGGTACGTCCATGAAGGATCTTCGGCTGATCTTCCGCTACAGCAAACCCTATCTGCGGGACCTGATCATCGCGGTGGGTCTGCTCATCATCGAGTGCGCCTTTGAGATGATCATCCCGGTGCTCATGTCCACCCTCATCGACGAGGGCGTGCCCGCCCACGATATGCCCGTCATTCTGCGCCAGGGCGGCCTGATGGTGGTCTGCGCGGTGCTGGCCCTCGTCACCGGTCTGCTCTACGCCCGGTTCGCCGCCCGCTACGCCAACGGCTTCGCCGCCGAACTGCGCCTGGCCGAGTACGCCGCCGTGCAGAAATTCGACTTCGCCAACCTGGACCATTTCTCCACCGCGTCGCTGGTCACCCGCATGACCACCGACGCCACCGTGCTGCTCAACGCCGTGAACACCGGCCTGCGGCCGCTGGTGCGCAGCCCGGTCATGCTCTTTATGGGCCTGGGCATGGCGTTCATCCTCAGCCCCCGGCTGACCATCATCTTCCTGGTGGCCACCCCCATCCTGGCCGCCATGCTGGCCTGGATCGTCAGCAAGGTGGCGCCCCTCTACGGCCGCCAGCAGAGCGCTGTGGACCATCTGAACAGCCGCATCCAGGAGGGCCTCACCGCCATCCGGGTCATCAAGGCTTTCGTGCGGGGGGACTGGGAAAACCAGCAGTTTGACGAGGTCAACACCGAACTCAGCGATGCCAGCACCGAGACCTTCCGCTTTGCCGTGCTGAACATGCCCTCCTTCCAGACGGTCATGTACACCTGCATCGTCTGCATCATGTGGTTCGGCGGCAACTTCATCCTCACCGGCAATATGAGCGTAGGCCAGCTCACGGCCTTCCTCAGCTATGTGCTCCAGGTGCTCAACTCGGTGATGATGTTCTCCGGCGTCTTCCTCCAGATGACCCGCTCCCTGGCCAGCGCCCGCCGCATCCGGGAGGTGCTCACCGAACAGCCCGATCTGGCCAACGCCGACCAGCCCGTCACCGAGATCGAAAACGGCGCCATCGACTTCGAGAACGTCAGCTTCAAGTACAACGCCGGAGCGGAAAAGAACGCCCTGTCGGACATCACGCTGCACATTCCGGCAGGGGCCACCGTGGGCATCATCGGCGGCACCGGTTCCGCCAAGACCACCCTGGTCCAGCTGATCCCCCGCCTGTATGACGCCACCGCCGGCACCGTCAGGGTGGGCGGCCGGGACGTGCGGGACTACGACCTCGCCGCCCTGCGGGACGCCGTGGGCATCGTGCTGCAGAAGAATCTGCTCTTCTCCGGCACCATCCGGGACAACCTGAAATGGGGCAGCCCCGACGCCACCGACGACCAGATCTGGGCTGCCTGCCGCGCTGCCCGCGCCGACGAATTCCTGGACCGCATGCCTGACGGCCTGGACACCGATCTGGGGCAGGGAGGCGTGAATGTGTCGGGGGGCCAGAAGCAGCGCCTCTGCATCGCCCGCACCCTGCTCAAGCACCCCAAGGTGCTGATCTTTGACGACTCCACCAGCGCCGTGGATACCGCCACCGAGTCGGGTATCCGCCACGCCCTGGCCCAGCTCACCGACGTGACCAAACTCATCATTGCCCAGCGCATCAGTTCGGTGCAGAGCGCCGACCTCATCGTCATCCTGGACGACGGCCGCCTCCACGCCGTGGGCACCCACGCCGAACTGCTGGCCCACGATACCATCTATCAGGAAATCTACCAGTCCCAGAAGAAAGGGGGCGACCCACAATGATGCGAGTCACCGGCGGGCGCCGCCCGCAAAACCTGGGCCATACCCTCAGCTGCCTGTGGGTCTACCTGAAACATCACAGCATCATGCTCACCCTGGTGGCGGTACTGGCCTCCCTCAGCGCCATCGCCGCCCTCATCGGCACCTACATGATCCGCCCCGTGGTCAACGGCCTGCTGGAAAACGGCAGCCTGACCTACCTGGCCTCCGGTGTGGGCCTGACGGCGGTGGTCTATATCATCGGCGCCCTCTGCACCCTGGGCTACAGTCAGATCATGGTCCGCGCCGCCCAGAAGGTCCTGCGGGAGATCCGCCGCGACCTTTTTGCCCACCTGCAGACGCTGCCCCTCCAGTTCTTCGACACCAACCGCAAGGGCGACCTGATGAGCCTTTTCACCAACGATGTGGATACCGTCTCGGACGCCCTGAACAACAGCTTTGCCCTGGTCATCCAGACCTTCGTCCAGGTGGCGGGCACCCTGATCATGCTGTTCGTGCTGAACTGGCGGCTGTCGCTGCTGGTGGTGGTGGGCTACGCCGCCATGTTCTGGTATATTGATTTCAGCACCAAACACAGCCGGGCGTTCTACGCCAAACAGCAGGGCTGTCTGGGCGAACTGGACGCCTACATCGAGGAGATGATCGCCGGCCAGAAGGTGGTCAAGGTCTTCAACCACCAGCAGGCCGACCTGGCCGGGTTCGCTGCCCGCAACGAAAAGCTGCGCCAGGCCGGCACCGGCGCCCAGAGCTACGCCGCCACCATGATCCCGGCGGTGGTGAGTATCGGATATATCAACTATGCGGTCATCGCGGTGCTGGGCGGCCTCATGGTCATGAAGGGCTGGACCGATCTGGGCAGCCTGGCCAGCTATCTGGTCTTTGTGCGCCAGACCACCATGCCCATCAACCAGTTCACCCAGCAGGGCAACTTCCTGCTTGCCGCCCTGGCCGGTGCCGAGCGGATCTTCACCGCCATGGAGGAGGATCCCGAGGTAGACCAGGGTACCGTGGATCTGGTCACGGTGCGCGAACAGCCCGACGGCACCCTCACAGAATGTGCCGATGGCGAGACCACCGGCCGCTGGGCCTGGTGTGACCGCAGCCGTCCCAACGTGCCCTTCCAGCCCCTGGAAGGGGATGTGCGGTTCCACAACGTGGACTTCGGCTATGTGAAAGGCCACCTGATCCTGCAGGGACTGTCCCTCTACGCCAAGCCCGGCCAGAAGATTGCCTTTGTGGGTTCCACCGGCGCGGGCAAGACCACCATCACCAACCTGATCAACCGGTTCTATGATGTGACGGCAGGGTCCATCACCTACGACGGCATCGACGTGCGGCTCATCCGCAAGGACGCGCTGCGCCGCAGCCTGGGCATCGTGCTGCAGGACACCCACCTGTTCACCGGAACCGTGGCGGATAACATCCGCTTCGGCAAGCTGGACGCCACCCAGCAGGAGATCGAGGAGGCTGCGAAGATCGCCAACGCCGACTCTTTCATCCGCCGCCTGCCCAAGGGGTACGACACCATGGTCACCGCCGACGGCGCCAACCTCAGCCAGGGCCAGCGCCAGCTGCTGGCCATCGCCCGGGCAGCGGTGGCGGACCCGCCGGTGCTGATCCTGGACGAGGCTACCTCCAGCATCGACACCCGCACCGAGGCCCTGATCGAAAAAGGCATGGACCGCCTGATGGAAGGCCGCACGGTGTTCGTGATCGCCCACCGGCTCTCCACGGTGCGCAACGCCGACGCCATCATCGTGCTGGAGCACGGCCACATTGTGGAGCGCGGCACCCACGAGGAACTGTTGGCCCACAAGGGCGAGTACTACCAGCTGTACAACGGCATGTTTGAGCTCTCCTGAGTTTTTGCAAAAAAATACTTGACAGGCGCCCTGCGTTGTGCTATTATAATCTAGCACCCTAACGAAGGGCGCCTGAATATCGCGGGGTAGAGCAGATGGTAGCTCGTCGGGCTCATAACCCGGAGGTCGCAGGTTCAAGTCCTGTCCCCGCAACCACTGATCCGTAGTTGGATTTTAAGAGTTTTCACTCTATAAACCAACTACGGATTTTGTAGTTTTATAGGTTGTCGGCAGGAAGCAGGCGGTCAGTCAATGTACTGGCCGCCTGTTTCGTTTTATATAGCTGTTCCATCTCCTCCGGTGTTCGGTATCCCAACCGGCTGTGGGGGCGCTGCCGGTTGTAAAAGAGCAGGTACTGCTGCACGGAATCCAACAGTGCGCCGATACTTTTATAGCAATACCGGTGGTATTCTTCTTTCTTCAGGCTGGCAAAAAAAGATTCCATGACGGCGTTGTCATAGGGAACGCCGGGCGTCGAAAAGGACTGCCGGACACTGAACTCCTCCAGCAATTCCCGGAAGTAATCCGAGGTGTATTGCCGGCCCTGGTCGCTGTGAAAGAGCAGCCCGCGAGGCCGTCCTCTCCGGAGAAAGGCGGTCTCAAAGGTCCGGGCCACCAGGGCGGTGTCATTCTGGCAGGAGGCCCTGGCTGCCAGGACTTTGCGGGAAAATAAGTCCAGCACAACGCACAGGTAGAGCTTGCCGCCGGCATAGTGCAGCTCGGTGATGTCGCTGACCCAGGCCTTGTTCGGGGCCTCCGGATTGAACTGGCGGTCCAGCAGGTTGAGATGGCAGAAGCGGCGCTGGGCCGCCGCCGCAGACATACGGGCAGAAGTAGTTCCTTTGTCTGCCTTCCATTCCTGCAGGAAGGAAAGAACCTTCCGCTTGCTGATGGAGATGCCCTGGTCCAGCAGTTTCTGCCGGATTGCCTCGGAGGAAATCCGCTTGCCGGAGCGCAGGTAAATCTTTTCCACCAGCGGGCGCAGCACTTCGTCCCGCTGCTGGTTCTGGGTTTTGGCGGGACGCCGCTGGGTGCGGTAGTAGAAGTTGGATTTGCGGATGCCGAAAAGCCGGCAGGTCAGGTTGGGACCGTAGACGGGAATCCAGCGGCAAGCAGCCTGAAAGCGGGTGAACTCCGGCAGAGCCTGCTGCACGATGGTGCGCACTGCCTCCAGTTCCGCGATGGTTTGCCGGTGCTGCTCCCGCAGCGCACGGAGTTCTTCCTGCAGCCGCAGCAGGTCCTGGTTGTCGGGACAGGACAGCTGGGCGTCGAAAGCACGGAACCATGCGCGCAAGGGCTTGTCGGTGATGCCGGTTTCATCCT encodes the following:
- a CDS encoding ABC transporter ATP-binding protein — translated: MKDLRLIFRYSKPYLRDLIIAVGLLIIECAFEMIIPVLMSTLIDEGVPAHDMPVILRQGGLMVVCAVLALVTGLLYARFAARYANGFAAELRLAEYAAVQKFDFANLDHFSTASLVTRMTTDATVLLNAVNTGLRPLVRSPVMLFMGLGMAFILSPRLTIIFLVATPILAAMLAWIVSKVAPLYGRQQSAVDHLNSRIQEGLTAIRVIKAFVRGDWENQQFDEVNTELSDASTETFRFAVLNMPSFQTVMYTCIVCIMWFGGNFILTGNMSVGQLTAFLSYVLQVLNSVMMFSGVFLQMTRSLASARRIREVLTEQPDLANADQPVTEIENGAIDFENVSFKYNAGAEKNALSDITLHIPAGATVGIIGGTGSAKTTLVQLIPRLYDATAGTVRVGGRDVRDYDLAALRDAVGIVLQKNLLFSGTIRDNLKWGSPDATDDQIWAACRAARADEFLDRMPDGLDTDLGQGGVNVSGGQKQRLCIARTLLKHPKVLIFDDSTSAVDTATESGIRHALAQLTDVTKLIIAQRISSVQSADLIVILDDGRLHAVGTHAELLAHDTIYQEIYQSQKKGGDPQ
- a CDS encoding ABC transporter ATP-binding protein, whose amino-acid sequence is MMRVTGGRRPQNLGHTLSCLWVYLKHHSIMLTLVAVLASLSAIAALIGTYMIRPVVNGLLENGSLTYLASGVGLTAVVYIIGALCTLGYSQIMVRAAQKVLREIRRDLFAHLQTLPLQFFDTNRKGDLMSLFTNDVDTVSDALNNSFALVIQTFVQVAGTLIMLFVLNWRLSLLVVVGYAAMFWYIDFSTKHSRAFYAKQQGCLGELDAYIEEMIAGQKVVKVFNHQQADLAGFAARNEKLRQAGTGAQSYAATMIPAVVSIGYINYAVIAVLGGLMVMKGWTDLGSLASYLVFVRQTTMPINQFTQQGNFLLAALAGAERIFTAMEEDPEVDQGTVDLVTVREQPDGTLTECADGETTGRWAWCDRSRPNVPFQPLEGDVRFHNVDFGYVKGHLILQGLSLYAKPGQKIAFVGSTGAGKTTITNLINRFYDVTAGSITYDGIDVRLIRKDALRRSLGIVLQDTHLFTGTVADNIRFGKLDATQQEIEEAAKIANADSFIRRLPKGYDTMVTADGANLSQGQRQLLAIARAAVADPPVLILDEATSSIDTRTEALIEKGMDRLMEGRTVFVIAHRLSTVRNADAIIVLEHGHIVERGTHEELLAHKGEYYQLYNGMFELS
- a CDS encoding IS3 family transposase — protein: MSKFYDDAQKWQLYVRHRRGRTLTQLQDETGITDKPLRAWFRAFDAQLSCPDNQDLLRLQEELRALREQHRQTIAELEAVRTIVQQALPEFTRFQAACRWIPVYGPNLTCRLFGIRKSNFYYRTQRRPAKTQNQQRDEVLRPLVEKIYLRSGKRISSEAIRQKLLDQGISISKRKVLSFLQEWKADKGTTSARMSAAAAQRRFCHLNLLDRQFNPEAPNKAWVSDITELHYAGGKLYLCVVLDLFSRKVLAARASCQNDTALVARTFETAFLRRGRPRGLLFHSDQGRQYTSDYFRELLEEFSVRQSFSTPGVPYDNAVMESFFASLKKEEYHRYCYKSIGALLDSVQQYLLFYNRQRPHSRLGYRTPEEMEQLYKTKQAASTLTDRLLPADNL